In Fibrobacter sp. UWR3, a single window of DNA contains:
- a CDS encoding helix-turn-helix domain-containing protein codes for MPESQNIEYKSSWRDEYLKWICGFANAQGGKLYIGVSDDGQVCGVLNAKRLMEDIPNKIRESLGMLVDVNLLSADSKEYIEISVPASSEPINYRGEYHYRSGSTKQLLQGPALAHFFWTGPGQNGMLCLLMVLNLGIWTRKASTFFVVRQRNPAE; via the coding sequence ATGCCAGAAAGTCAAAATATCGAATACAAATCGTCGTGGCGAGATGAATATCTCAAGTGGATTTGCGGCTTTGCCAATGCGCAGGGCGGCAAGTTGTATATCGGCGTCAGCGACGATGGACAAGTATGCGGTGTGCTGAACGCCAAAAGGCTCATGGAAGATATCCCGAACAAGATTAGGGAATCGTTAGGCATGCTTGTTGATGTGAATTTGCTTTCTGCAGATTCAAAGGAATACATTGAAATATCGGTTCCTGCCAGTTCTGAACCCATAAATTACAGGGGAGAATATCACTATAGAAGCGGAAGTACAAAGCAGCTTTTGCAGGGGCCTGCTCTTGCGCATTTTTTTTGGACAGGACCCGGACAAAATGGGATGCTATGCCTGTTGATGGTGTTGAATTTAGGGATTTGGACAAGGAAAGCTTCGACATTTTTCGTCGTGAGGCAAAGAAATCCGGCAGAATGA
- a CDS encoding CotH kinase family protein — MHIRSSSFWCMVCFGLACVVACSDDSGTDPVSPDSGAEGLSSSGFVIGDDGLPVIASSSSIGEIPQQGGASSGVVAASSSSKKTDGSHDGPLPGEDQQMVAVDTTVPFVGNFPVVFSEVSPSNANFKDNDGNDPGWLELYNTSDAPVSLKGIALSNDIKFPRRWVFGDATIPAKGHMVVFLSGKNYADYIPPSDSVNMMGTDCSSESSTGGFGAFPGMGDWGGGMGDFGGGIGGGVGAGGANATSNAENLPGKSALCYSEGGASELGAVVKVSPNKGSYTRVVMKSSAKPGNADQLVVRGFITKNHKIRLNFKEGDALSAWTGKNLRGTGDSSAVYYVRLADNAGDIKRNNVTATTFATETEGSESTTLKITSYIARKRGHEPHTTFKAEDQGGVLYLVSETGVLDSVRYSAVPTGASWSRDNAGKWGFAAPSPYGNAVGEVFAAQAESGEVNIPPSGFYSSAVSVTFAAGTRCEQGGAEATASSPVVQSLNVSATTVLRCRTYVDGSYPSEEIIRTYVFGQMPSIATMFVTTDPLSMFSADSGLYVKGNGASGMDPQYGANFWSNRELPVYVELFEPGSPKAPAFGVMGDYKISGQYSRAKEKKSFSVTLREEYGSKRLKYPLFPDNPELKKFKAFSLRNFGNNSGDDYVRDRLGTSMTEGLGVDYQRGRYVVVYYNGKYYGLHDLRERNNEYYYETKYGLDPNDIDLVDASNEAGAGSATDYKNMLSWLQSNELTSDANYQKIADQIDVDNYMNYMQAEMFLNNGDWPHNNLKKWRVASQKTKWKWFLYDVDFGFGVGYNTQNGNVFNYVTNPNGTNGMGGMMMPGMGQQGGQQSGSISDHTILMIRLLGNENFKKAFINRFCVLLSMNFAADRLLARIDELQSQVQAEISGDASFWNYDASSMSSNLEKIKSFAQSRQQTIMSEMKQYFNLGETAQTTLSVQGSGQILVHNLPLDKASMTVNFFRDVPVTVTAVPKSGAVFAGWSDGNTNATRTFNPGEVTTLTASFK; from the coding sequence ATGCATATCAGGAGTTCTTCTTTCTGGTGCATGGTGTGTTTTGGCTTGGCATGCGTGGTGGCATGCTCCGACGATTCCGGGACGGACCCGGTTTCTCCAGATTCGGGTGCCGAAGGCCTTTCTAGCAGCGGTTTTGTCATCGGTGACGATGGCCTGCCGGTTATTGCGAGTTCTTCGTCGATTGGCGAAATTCCGCAGCAGGGGGGCGCAAGTTCCGGTGTGGTTGCCGCGTCTTCTTCCTCAAAAAAAACTGATGGTTCTCACGATGGCCCGCTTCCGGGCGAAGACCAGCAGATGGTCGCTGTCGATACGACGGTACCCTTTGTCGGGAATTTCCCGGTCGTGTTTTCGGAGGTGTCCCCTTCGAACGCAAACTTCAAGGACAACGACGGTAACGATCCCGGCTGGCTTGAACTCTACAACACGAGCGACGCTCCGGTGAGCCTCAAGGGTATTGCCCTGAGTAACGACATCAAGTTCCCGCGTCGCTGGGTGTTCGGCGACGCGACGATACCCGCGAAGGGCCACATGGTGGTCTTCCTTTCGGGCAAGAACTATGCGGACTATATCCCGCCTTCTGATTCCGTGAACATGATGGGAACGGATTGCAGTTCCGAATCCTCTACGGGCGGGTTCGGCGCGTTCCCCGGCATGGGTGACTGGGGCGGCGGCATGGGCGATTTTGGCGGCGGCATCGGTGGCGGTGTTGGTGCCGGTGGCGCGAACGCGACCTCTAATGCAGAAAACTTGCCGGGCAAGTCGGCCCTGTGTTACAGCGAGGGTGGTGCAAGTGAACTTGGCGCAGTCGTGAAGGTTTCCCCGAACAAGGGCTCCTATACGCGCGTGGTGATGAAGTCCAGCGCGAAGCCCGGCAATGCCGACCAGCTCGTGGTCCGCGGGTTCATTACCAAGAACCACAAGATCCGATTGAACTTCAAGGAGGGCGATGCGCTTAGTGCGTGGACCGGCAAGAACCTTCGCGGCACGGGCGATTCCTCGGCGGTGTATTACGTAAGGCTTGCGGACAATGCGGGCGACATCAAGCGCAATAACGTGACTGCCACGACGTTTGCTACCGAGACGGAAGGTAGCGAATCTACGACGCTCAAGATTACGTCTTACATCGCGCGTAAGCGCGGGCACGAACCGCACACGACGTTCAAGGCAGAGGACCAGGGTGGCGTGCTGTACCTGGTGAGCGAAACGGGCGTGCTGGATTCCGTGCGCTATTCCGCCGTGCCGACAGGTGCGTCGTGGTCGCGCGACAATGCGGGCAAGTGGGGCTTTGCGGCACCGTCCCCGTACGGTAACGCGGTGGGCGAGGTGTTTGCCGCTCAGGCCGAATCTGGCGAGGTGAACATTCCTCCTTCCGGGTTCTATTCCTCGGCGGTTTCCGTGACGTTTGCGGCGGGCACGCGCTGCGAACAGGGCGGTGCCGAAGCGACGGCGAGTTCGCCCGTGGTGCAGTCCCTGAATGTTTCTGCTACGACGGTGCTGCGTTGCCGCACGTATGTCGATGGCAGCTACCCGAGCGAAGAGATTATCCGCACGTATGTTTTTGGGCAGATGCCGTCCATTGCCACGATGTTCGTGACAACTGACCCGCTTTCGATGTTCAGCGCGGATTCGGGCTTGTACGTGAAGGGTAACGGAGCGAGTGGCATGGATCCGCAATACGGTGCGAATTTCTGGAGCAACCGCGAACTCCCCGTGTATGTGGAACTCTTTGAACCCGGCTCGCCGAAGGCACCCGCGTTCGGCGTGATGGGCGACTACAAGATTTCGGGCCAGTATAGCCGCGCTAAGGAGAAAAAGTCCTTCTCCGTGACGCTCCGCGAGGAGTATGGAAGCAAGCGTCTCAAGTACCCGCTGTTCCCGGATAATCCGGAACTCAAGAAATTCAAGGCATTCTCGCTCAGGAATTTTGGCAACAACAGCGGCGACGACTATGTGCGTGACCGCCTGGGAACCTCGATGACGGAAGGGCTCGGCGTAGATTACCAGCGTGGGCGCTACGTGGTGGTGTACTATAACGGCAAGTACTACGGCTTGCACGACCTGCGTGAACGCAACAACGAATACTATTACGAAACCAAGTACGGGCTCGACCCGAACGACATCGATCTCGTTGACGCCAGTAACGAGGCGGGTGCGGGCTCGGCGACGGATTACAAGAATATGCTGAGCTGGCTACAGAGCAACGAACTTACAAGCGATGCGAACTACCAGAAGATTGCCGACCAGATAGATGTCGACAACTACATGAACTATATGCAGGCGGAAATGTTCCTGAATAATGGAGACTGGCCGCACAATAACCTGAAAAAATGGCGCGTGGCAAGCCAGAAGACAAAATGGAAATGGTTCCTGTACGATGTGGACTTCGGTTTTGGTGTAGGCTACAATACGCAGAATGGTAACGTGTTCAACTACGTGACTAACCCGAACGGCACCAACGGAATGGGTGGCATGATGATGCCGGGCATGGGTCAGCAGGGTGGCCAGCAGAGCGGCTCGATTTCGGACCATACGATTCTCATGATTCGCTTGCTCGGAAACGAGAACTTCAAGAAGGCCTTCATTAACCGTTTCTGCGTGCTTCTGTCTATGAACTTTGCTGCCGACAGGCTCCTGGCGCGAATCGATGAATTGCAGTCGCAGGTCCAGGCTGAAATTTCGGGCGACGCCTCGTTCTGGAATTACGATGCTTCGTCGATGTCTAGCAATCTGGAGAAGATAAAGAGTTTCGCTCAGAGCCGCCAGCAGACGATTATGAGCGAGATGAAGCAGTACTTTAACCTAGGCGAAACTGCACAAACAACGTTGTCTGTGCAAGGTTCTGGCCAAATTCTGGTACACAACCTGCCGCTCGATAAGGCTAGCATGACGGTGAACTTCTTCAGGGATGTTCCCGTGACAGTGACGGCGGTCCCGAAATCGGGTGCAGTGTTTGCCGGCTGGAGCGACGGCAATACGAATGCGACACGCACGTTCAATCCGGGCGAGGTCACCACCCTTACGGCAAGTTTCAAGTAA
- a CDS encoding glycoside hydrolase family 18 protein — MKAIFLLFLTIAGACVASAEPLFIGYYPDWGKWHKPAYTVDKVPYEKLTHVLWSFITPDTDGSLRGDAADDPTALDEMVALGHAAGTKVIVSLGGGGQSENFVPVASDDALRQKFVTNLVQFVADHNLDGLDMDWEWEYNPVPDADTIAYNKLLTELRAALPEGKTLSAALPCSQYYGKYFTPEVLVKNLDWLGFMTYDITGDWDEKAMFDSPLYPHSGYTTWSWEQTRDYWKKRGVPTEKMVFGIPSFGFEFKGATGPGTDFTKGSAKQVPYKDIVANSEWEFFFDSVSVSPYGVSSTGYVTFEDPHSSAVKSRWVKDNGYAGIMVWEVSHDYIEGTGNPILDSIAEVLRDGSTDAIPNIRKVRTSSQPRAQGTSGKQVDALGKSVKGKPKFIRIFEP, encoded by the coding sequence ATGAAGGCAATTTTTCTCCTCTTTTTGACAATCGCGGGCGCATGCGTGGCAAGCGCCGAACCGCTGTTCATCGGCTACTACCCCGACTGGGGAAAATGGCACAAGCCCGCCTACACTGTCGATAAAGTCCCGTACGAAAAGCTGACTCACGTGCTGTGGAGCTTTATCACGCCGGATACCGACGGAAGCTTGCGTGGCGATGCCGCAGACGACCCGACCGCCCTCGACGAAATGGTCGCACTCGGGCATGCCGCAGGGACGAAAGTCATCGTCTCGCTCGGCGGTGGCGGGCAGAGCGAAAACTTCGTGCCCGTCGCATCGGACGACGCGCTCCGCCAAAAGTTTGTGACGAACCTCGTGCAGTTTGTCGCCGACCACAACCTGGACGGCCTCGACATGGACTGGGAATGGGAATACAACCCCGTACCCGATGCAGACACCATCGCCTACAACAAACTGCTCACAGAGCTCCGCGCCGCACTCCCCGAAGGCAAAACGCTCTCGGCTGCGCTCCCCTGCTCGCAGTATTACGGGAAATACTTCACGCCCGAAGTCCTCGTGAAGAACCTGGACTGGCTCGGGTTCATGACCTACGATATCACCGGCGACTGGGACGAAAAAGCCATGTTCGATTCGCCGCTCTACCCGCACAGCGGCTACACCACCTGGTCGTGGGAACAGACCCGCGACTACTGGAAAAAACGCGGCGTCCCCACCGAAAAGATGGTCTTCGGAATCCCCTCGTTCGGATTTGAATTCAAGGGCGCAACGGGCCCCGGCACCGATTTTACCAAGGGTTCAGCCAAGCAGGTCCCGTACAAGGACATCGTCGCGAATTCCGAATGGGAATTCTTTTTCGACAGCGTCTCCGTGTCACCTTACGGCGTATCTTCGACCGGCTACGTGACCTTCGAAGACCCGCATTCCTCTGCCGTCAAGAGCCGCTGGGTCAAGGATAACGGCTACGCGGGCATCATGGTGTGGGAAGTCTCGCACGACTACATCGAAGGTACAGGCAACCCAATCCTCGACAGCATCGCCGAGGTGTTGCGCGACGGTTCAACCGACGCAATTCCTAACATCCGCAAGGTCCGCACTAGCTCACAGCCCCGGGCGCAAGGCACCTCGGGCAAGCAGGTGGACGCTCTCGGCAAGAGCGTGAAAGGTAAACCGAAGTTTATCCGTATTTTCGAACCGTAA
- a CDS encoding SH3 domain-containing protein, with amino-acid sequence MKVLKQIFVITIFLVVNAVSSYQATVVANTLNVREKPTATSKVVGKLQKEDVVQVESCNSGFCKIESRSTSGYVSEKFLNPVSSTSADAEKSSSDGWGVLVLFIVLALGVTELGLRKKIGCISAAGAVVAISCLWLLLDVFHVGTGYAILVIALAILAIFMRNKKFLPKRFYKNELSDRNESSRKQKESFGDSRRSKPSNREKSGESIVDSVIKLAGLLTLGTTENGSENRELLYCQWISSELNQCIYETFPRNTSSRDAEIALQHRYGKGRLGRSMRAKTPPSWYELGGENEALYCQWVSSELVNQRFYGAFSRNTSNWVAEKALEHKYGKGHLVNSARAKTPPSWYELSSGKEVLYCQWISSELANHRFYETFPRNTIKSNAEKVLEHIYGKGRLGNTAYGKIPPSWYGF; translated from the coding sequence ATGAAAGTGTTGAAACAGATTTTCGTCATTACAATATTTTTGGTAGTGAACGCAGTGTCTTCGTATCAAGCGACTGTTGTTGCTAACACACTGAATGTTAGAGAAAAACCGACTGCAACTTCAAAGGTTGTTGGAAAGCTTCAAAAAGAGGATGTCGTACAAGTAGAATCTTGTAATAGTGGCTTTTGCAAAATTGAATCCAGGTCAACTTCAGGCTATGTTAGCGAAAAGTTTTTGAATCCCGTTTCCAGCACATCTGCCGATGCGGAAAAATCCTCTAGCGATGGTTGGGGTGTTTTGGTTCTATTCATTGTTCTTGCTCTTGGTGTTACGGAATTGGGCTTGAGAAAGAAAATCGGTTGCATTTCTGCAGCGGGGGCAGTTGTTGCAATATCATGCTTATGGCTTTTATTGGATGTTTTTCATGTTGGGACGGGGTATGCAATACTGGTCATTGCCTTAGCGATACTTGCGATTTTCATGAGAAATAAAAAATTTCTACCAAAGAGATTCTATAAAAATGAATTGTCTGATCGAAATGAAAGTAGTAGAAAACAAAAAGAATCGTTTGGTGATTCGAGAAGAAGTAAGCCATCGAATAGGGAAAAATCAGGAGAATCTATCGTAGATTCTGTAATTAAACTAGCGGGTTTACTAACGCTTGGTACAACCGAAAACGGTTCGGAAAACAGGGAACTCTTATATTGTCAATGGATATCTAGCGAATTAAATCAATGTATATATGAAACCTTTCCAAGGAATACTAGCAGCCGGGATGCAGAAATTGCTCTTCAACATAGATACGGAAAAGGACGTTTGGGACGCTCTATGCGGGCAAAGACGCCGCCCAGCTGGTATGAACTCGGTGGTGAGAATGAGGCCCTGTACTGCCAATGGGTGTCTAGTGAACTAGTAAATCAGCGCTTTTACGGAGCCTTTTCAAGGAATACGAGTAATTGGGTGGCTGAAAAAGCACTAGAACACAAATATGGAAAAGGACATTTGGTTAACTCTGCGCGGGCAAAGACGCCGCCTAGCTGGTATGAACTCAGCAGTGGAAAAGAGGTCCTGTATTGCCAATGGATATCTAGTGAACTAGCTAATCATCGCTTTTACGAAACCTTTCCAAGGAATACGATTAAAAGTAATGCAGAAAAGGTCCTTGAACATATATATGGAAAGGGTCGTTTAGGAAATACAGCCTATGGAAAAATACCTCCTAGTTGGTATGGTTTTTAA
- a CDS encoding ATP-binding protein: MPVDGVEFRDLDKESFDIFRREAKKSGRMTAQDLAMTNEELLDNLNLTVNGKLTRAAVLLFHRKPERWFGGAYVKIGFFGDGPDLQYQDEIYGSLFIQADRVVELIYLKYFKARISYDGLIRVERYPIPKDAMREAVFNALMHSNYDSGVQIQIRIHEDLVLISNDCVFPANWTAETLMQRHRSEQYNPKIANAFFRAGYVEAWGRGIENMCKLCADYGVKTEYTVHPCDVMLEFKIPQLDASDKRPEKVTERVTEKVAENQAIIIREMEKDSFITAVSLAKILGISLRKTKENIKKLQQKGLIRRIGPDKGGHWQITKN; this comes from the coding sequence ATGCCTGTTGATGGTGTTGAATTTAGGGATTTGGACAAGGAAAGCTTCGACATTTTTCGTCGTGAGGCAAAGAAATCCGGCAGAATGACTGCGCAGGATTTGGCGATGACGAATGAAGAACTGCTCGACAATTTGAATTTGACTGTGAACGGAAAATTGACTCGGGCTGCGGTTTTGCTTTTTCATCGCAAACCGGAAAGATGGTTTGGCGGTGCTTATGTGAAAATTGGTTTCTTTGGCGATGGTCCTGATTTGCAATATCAGGATGAAATTTACGGGTCGTTATTTATTCAGGCAGACAGGGTTGTTGAACTCATATATCTCAAGTATTTTAAGGCTCGTATCAGTTATGATGGCTTGATTCGTGTGGAGCGTTATCCGATTCCTAAGGATGCCATGCGCGAAGCCGTATTCAATGCGTTGATGCATTCTAATTACGATTCTGGGGTGCAAATTCAAATAAGAATACATGAAGATCTCGTACTAATCAGCAATGATTGTGTTTTTCCTGCAAATTGGACTGCTGAAACGCTGATGCAACGACATCGTTCTGAACAATACAATCCTAAAATTGCAAATGCGTTCTTTAGGGCTGGCTATGTGGAGGCCTGGGGTCGCGGAATTGAGAATATGTGCAAGCTTTGTGCCGATTATGGCGTAAAGACGGAATATACGGTGCATCCTTGCGATGTAATGCTGGAATTCAAAATTCCTCAATTGGATGCTTCTGATAAACGGCCTGAAAAGGTCACTGAAAGGGTCACTGAAAAGGTCGCTGAAAATCAGGCTATAATAATAAGAGAAATGGAGAAAGATTCTTTTATTACGGCAGTAAGTCTTGCAAAAATTCTAGGGATTTCGCTTAGAAAAACGAAAGAGAATATAAAGAAACTGCAGCAAAAAGGGCTTATCCGTCGGATAGGCCCTGATAAAGGCGGTCATTGGCAAATTACAAAGAACTAG
- a CDS encoding PIN domain-containing protein: MTASCFLDTNILIYSVDEKDKVKQRTARDLIATLVQNDDAIISTQTLQEFYNAATKKLIASKKDAGTFVKQFSDIIPVHSNTVNDVLAAIDISEASQLSFWDSLILASAKACGCTTIYSEDLNDG; the protein is encoded by the coding sequence ATGACCGCTAGTTGTTTTCTGGATACAAACATTCTTATATATTCAGTTGACGAAAAGGACAAAGTCAAGCAACGCACCGCCAGAGATTTGATCGCCACCTTGGTCCAAAATGATGACGCAATTATTTCCACGCAAACCTTGCAGGAATTTTATAACGCAGCAACCAAGAAACTGATTGCATCAAAGAAAGATGCCGGAACATTTGTCAAGCAATTCTCCGACATCATTCCAGTCCATAGCAACACCGTAAACGATGTGTTGGCGGCGATAGACATTAGTGAAGCGTCTCAGCTTTCCTTTTGGGATTCTCTTATTTTGGCATCCGCAAAGGCATGCGGTTGCACAACGATTTATTCAGAAGATCTGAACGACGGGTAA
- a CDS encoding valine--tRNA ligase — protein METRYNSKDVEARWHKTWAENNSFAPSGKGEPFSVVIPPPNVTGALHLGHALNDTLQDILVRYRRKTGRDTLWIPGTDHAGIATQAVVEKRLFQDEHKTRHDIGRDALVERIWKWKDEYEARITKQLKSLGVSCDWSRQRFTLDPVCAKAVRHAFFNLFKKGLIYRGKRLVNWDTKLQTAVADDEIYYEHVKGHFWTFKYPLADGSGFIPVSTTRPETIMGDTALAVHPNDERYAQFIGKMLKVPFVDREIPVIADAILVDKDFGTGSVKVTPAHDPNDYATGLRHKLPMINIMNDDGSLNENAGKFQGLKGQAARDAVVAGLEELGLLIKVEDHEMDVGHSDRSKTVIEPYLSDQWFVKMDVLAENAMNAVKSGEIKIIPERYANKYLDWLAEKRDWCISRQLWWGHRIPIWHTDASEDELKAAFAGRDDIYFYKAENGGYLVCSQEEDLKPDAVPGHELKQEEDVLDTWFSSGLWPHSTMGWPENTDTLKRYYPTSVLVTSRDIITLWVARMVLFSQENMGTVPFHTVYIHPKILDGNGQTMSKSKGNGVDPMDIEEKYGTDALRFVMASLCTDNQDVRLPVKKEKQPDGREINTSEKFEIGRNFSNKLWNACRFLYPQLEQAGALDNQLPMDKSLFALEDKWILSRLQTTIKDATRMLEEYHFAELAGFLYRFVWDDVCSSYLEIKKSVINSETLTAEKKNAMAILSYVLKNVLDLLHPVMPFITEELNSILFQGSEMVISRAWPKADESLIDAKIEAAFDQAFAVVESVRGVRGRYNVSPATKLSAVVSVDDAATEASVKDCMAIITELSGLSDLSVAVKAAKPKFSASAVVPGGELYIPLEGILDPAAEIARLEKEIEKAKAFAASIERKLSNEKFVSGAPEAVVNAERTKLATQMDIISKNEAALKELK, from the coding sequence ATGGAAACTCGTTACAATTCTAAAGATGTGGAAGCCCGGTGGCATAAGACCTGGGCTGAGAATAACAGTTTTGCACCCAGCGGAAAGGGCGAACCGTTCTCGGTCGTGATTCCGCCCCCGAACGTTACCGGCGCGCTCCATCTGGGACACGCGCTCAACGATACGCTCCAGGACATTTTGGTACGCTACCGCCGTAAGACGGGCCGCGACACGCTGTGGATTCCGGGTACGGACCATGCGGGTATCGCCACGCAGGCCGTGGTCGAAAAGCGCCTTTTCCAGGACGAACACAAGACCCGCCACGACATCGGCCGCGACGCATTGGTGGAACGCATCTGGAAATGGAAGGACGAATACGAAGCCCGCATCACCAAACAGCTCAAGAGCCTGGGCGTCAGCTGCGACTGGAGCCGTCAGCGCTTCACGCTGGACCCGGTCTGCGCAAAGGCCGTGCGTCACGCCTTCTTCAACCTGTTCAAGAAGGGCCTGATTTACCGCGGCAAGCGCCTGGTGAACTGGGATACCAAGCTCCAGACCGCCGTCGCCGACGACGAAATCTATTACGAACACGTGAAGGGCCACTTCTGGACGTTCAAGTACCCCCTGGCCGACGGTTCGGGATTTATCCCCGTTTCGACTACCCGTCCGGAAACCATCATGGGCGATACCGCCCTCGCCGTGCACCCCAACGACGAACGCTACGCGCAGTTCATCGGCAAGATGCTCAAGGTGCCCTTCGTTGACCGCGAAATTCCGGTGATTGCCGACGCAATCCTCGTGGACAAGGACTTCGGTACGGGTTCCGTGAAGGTGACGCCCGCACACGACCCGAACGACTATGCGACGGGCCTGCGCCACAAGCTCCCGATGATCAACATCATGAACGATGACGGCAGCCTGAACGAGAACGCCGGCAAGTTTCAAGGTCTGAAGGGCCAGGCCGCACGCGACGCCGTGGTGGCAGGTCTCGAAGAACTCGGACTTTTGATCAAGGTGGAAGACCACGAAATGGACGTGGGCCACTCTGACCGTTCCAAAACTGTGATCGAGCCGTACCTCAGCGACCAGTGGTTCGTGAAGATGGATGTGCTCGCCGAAAACGCGATGAACGCCGTGAAGTCGGGCGAGATCAAGATTATCCCCGAACGTTACGCCAACAAGTATCTGGACTGGCTCGCTGAAAAGCGCGACTGGTGCATCAGCCGTCAGCTCTGGTGGGGCCACCGCATTCCTATCTGGCACACGGACGCTAGCGAAGACGAACTGAAGGCCGCATTTGCTGGCCGCGACGACATCTACTTCTACAAGGCCGAAAACGGCGGCTACCTAGTGTGCAGCCAGGAAGAAGACCTCAAGCCCGACGCGGTGCCGGGTCACGAACTCAAGCAGGAAGAAGACGTGCTCGACACGTGGTTCTCCAGTGGACTCTGGCCGCATTCTACCATGGGCTGGCCGGAAAACACCGACACGCTCAAGCGCTACTACCCCACCAGCGTGCTCGTGACTAGCCGCGACATCATTACGCTGTGGGTCGCCCGCATGGTGCTGTTTAGCCAGGAAAACATGGGCACGGTTCCGTTCCACACGGTGTACATCCACCCGAAGATTCTGGACGGCAATGGCCAGACCATGAGCAAGTCCAAGGGCAACGGCGTGGACCCGATGGATATCGAAGAAAAGTACGGTACCGACGCTCTACGTTTTGTGATGGCAAGCCTCTGCACCGACAACCAGGACGTGCGCCTGCCGGTGAAGAAGGAAAAGCAGCCGGACGGCCGCGAAATCAACACCAGCGAAAAGTTCGAAATCGGCCGTAACTTCAGCAACAAGCTGTGGAACGCCTGCCGCTTCCTTTACCCGCAGCTCGAACAGGCCGGCGCACTTGACAACCAGCTCCCGATGGACAAGAGCTTGTTCGCACTGGAAGACAAGTGGATTTTGAGCCGCCTGCAGACGACCATCAAGGACGCCACCCGCATGCTCGAAGAATACCACTTCGCCGAGCTCGCCGGGTTCCTGTACCGCTTCGTGTGGGACGACGTGTGCTCCAGCTACTTGGAAATCAAGAAGTCCGTGATCAACAGCGAAACGCTCACCGCCGAAAAGAAGAACGCCATGGCCATTCTCAGCTACGTGCTGAAGAACGTGCTCGACCTGCTCCACCCAGTGATGCCGTTCATTACCGAAGAACTGAACAGCATCCTGTTCCAGGGCAGCGAAATGGTCATCAGCCGCGCCTGGCCCAAGGCCGACGAATCTCTCATCGACGCAAAAATCGAAGCCGCATTTGACCAGGCTTTCGCCGTGGTGGAAAGCGTGCGTGGCGTGCGTGGCCGCTACAACGTGAGCCCCGCCACCAAGCTTAGCGCCGTGGTAAGCGTCGACGACGCCGCGACGGAAGCAAGCGTGAAAGACTGCATGGCAATCATCACCGAACTTTCGGGTCTCTCTGACCTGAGCGTCGCCGTGAAGGCCGCCAAGCCGAAGTTCAGCGCTAGCGCCGTGGTGCCCGGTGGCGAACTCTACATCCCGCTGGAAGGTATCCTCGACCCGGCTGCAGAAATCGCCCGCTTGGAAAAGGAAATCGAGAAGGCCAAGGCATTCGCCGCTTCGATTGAACGCAAACTCTCGAACGAAAAGTTCGTGAGCGGCGCCCCCGAAGCAGTCGTGAACGCCGAACGCACCAAACTCGCTACGCAGATGGATATTATATCCAAAAATGAGGCTGCGCTGAAGGAACTGAAGTAA